The proteins below are encoded in one region of Bacillus vallismortis:
- the slrR gene encoding HTH-type transcriptional regulator SlrR, giving the protein MIGRIIRLYRKRKGYSINQLAVESGVSKSYLSKIERGVHSNPSVQFLKKISVTLEVELTELFDAETMMYEKISGGEEEWRVHLVQAVQAGMEKEELFTFTNILKKEQPETASYRNRKLTESNIEEWKALMAEAREIGLTVQEVKSFFKTMGR; this is encoded by the coding sequence ATGATTGGAAGAATTATCCGTTTATACCGTAAAAGAAAAGGCTATTCTATTAATCAGCTGGCTGTTGAGTCAGGTGTATCTAAATCCTATTTAAGCAAGATTGAAAGAGGCGTTCATTCAAATCCGTCCGTTCAATTTTTAAAGAAAATTTCCGTCACGCTGGAAGTGGAATTAACAGAATTATTCGACGCAGAAACAATGATGTACGAAAAAATCAGCGGCGGTGAAGAAGAATGGCGCGTGCATCTTGTGCAAGCCGTACAAGCCGGGATGGAAAAGGAAGAGCTGTTCACTTTTACGAACATTCTCAAGAAAGAACAGCCTGAAACCGCTTCCTACCGAAACCGTAAACTGACGGAATCCAATATAGAGGAATGGAAGGCGCTGATGGCGGAAGCAAGAGAAATCGGCTTGACTGTGCAGGAAGTCAAATCCTTTTTCAAGACGATGGGAAGATGA
- a CDS encoding YveK family protein has protein sequence MNENMSFKELYAIVRHRFVLILLITIGVTVMAGFVQFKVISPTYQASTQVLIHESDGEENSNLSDIQRNLQYSSTFQSIMKSTALMEKVKAELHLSESASSLKGKVMTGSENESEIITVSVQDHDPAKAAEIANTLVNKFEKEVDERMNIQGIHILSEAKASESPMIKPARLRNMVMAFGAAVMGGITLAFFLHFLDDTCKSARQLSERTGLPCLGSVPDVQKGRNRGLKHFGE, from the coding sequence ATGAATGAGAATATGAGTTTTAAAGAATTATATGCGATTGTCAGACACAGATTCGTGCTGATTCTGCTCATCACAATCGGCGTTACCGTTATGGCGGGTTTTGTGCAATTTAAGGTCATTTCACCGACCTACCAAGCATCGACACAAGTGCTGATTCATGAATCAGACGGTGAAGAAAACTCGAATCTCAGCGACATCCAGCGAAATCTTCAGTACAGCAGCACGTTCCAATCAATTATGAAAAGCACGGCCTTGATGGAAAAGGTCAAGGCGGAGTTGCACCTTTCTGAATCAGCTTCATCACTGAAAGGAAAAGTGATGACAGGCAGTGAGAATGAATCAGAAATTATCACCGTGTCCGTCCAGGATCACGATCCGGCGAAAGCGGCTGAGATTGCGAACACGCTAGTGAACAAATTTGAAAAAGAAGTAGATGAAAGGATGAATATACAAGGCATACATATTTTATCAGAGGCGAAGGCTTCTGAAAGCCCGATGATCAAGCCGGCCCGGCTGCGAAACATGGTCATGGCTTTTGGCGCTGCTGTCATGGGTGGCATTACACTGGCATTTTTTCTGCATTTTCTCGATGATACGTGCAAAAGCGCACGCCAGCTCAGCGAGAGAACCGGATTGCCATGCTTAGGCTCCGTCCCTGATGTCCAAAAAGGGCGGAATCGCGGGCTAAAACATTTCGGGGAGTGA